A region from the Flavobacteriales bacterium genome encodes:
- a CDS encoding Nif3-like dinuclear metal center hexameric protein produces MPQTIASIISVLEHWAPLALQEDYDNCGLQVGDRNAEATAALVSVDCDERTVVEAEREGCNLIICHHPVIFKGLKRLTGSNAVERTIELALRKNIAIYAIHTNLDNVIDGVNGELAKRLGLKPLSVLEPKADRLRKLVVFVPEAHAEAVRSALFEAGAGHIGAYDQCSFNLSGRGTFRAGEGTNPFAGVRGERHAEAEVRVEVIYPVEREAVILQGMRTAHPYEEAAYDLYQLANQDPRIGAGLLGELPEPMAEGDFLQHLKTVLGQPNLRHSEALGRPIKRVAVCGGSGTFLLGNALAAKADAMVTADAKYHQFQEPEGRLLLVDAGHWHTEQFTMHAIRDRLVLEKPTFAVRLSGLNTNPIHYS; encoded by the coding sequence ATGCCCCAAACCATCGCCTCCATCATCTCCGTCCTCGAACACTGGGCTCCACTCGCCCTGCAGGAGGACTATGACAACTGCGGGCTTCAGGTCGGTGATCGGAACGCCGAAGCCACCGCTGCTCTGGTATCGGTGGATTGCGATGAGCGCACCGTGGTGGAGGCCGAGCGCGAAGGCTGCAACCTCATCATTTGCCACCACCCGGTCATCTTCAAAGGACTGAAGCGGCTCACAGGCAGCAACGCGGTGGAGCGCACCATCGAGCTGGCGCTACGCAAGAACATCGCCATCTATGCCATTCACACCAACCTGGACAATGTGATCGATGGCGTGAACGGCGAACTGGCCAAGCGGTTAGGTCTAAAGCCACTTTCAGTCCTCGAGCCCAAGGCCGATCGGCTTAGGAAGCTGGTCGTCTTTGTGCCCGAGGCCCACGCCGAAGCGGTGCGTTCGGCCCTTTTCGAGGCGGGCGCCGGGCATATTGGCGCCTACGACCAGTGCAGCTTCAACCTCAGTGGTAGGGGAACGTTCCGGGCAGGCGAGGGCACCAACCCTTTCGCGGGCGTGCGCGGCGAACGGCACGCAGAGGCCGAGGTCAGGGTGGAAGTGATCTATCCTGTTGAGCGTGAGGCGGTCATTCTGCAGGGCATGAGAACCGCTCACCCTTACGAAGAGGCGGCCTACGACCTCTATCAACTGGCCAACCAAGACCCCCGCATCGGGGCCGGTCTGCTTGGTGAGCTGCCCGAACCCATGGCCGAGGGGGACTTCCTCCAGCACCTGAAGACCGTTCTCGGCCAACCCAACCTGCGGCACTCGGAGGCTTTGGGAAGGCCCATAAAGCGGGTGGCGGTCTGTGGCGGAAGCGGCACCTTCCTGCTCGGCAATGCCTTGGCCGCCAAGGCCGATGCCATGGTAACGGCCGATGCCAAATACCACCAGTTCCAGGAGCCGGAAGGCCGGTTGCTGCTGGTGGATGCCGGCCATTGGCACACCGAGCAATTCACCATGCACGCCATCCGGGATCGGCTGGTGCTGGAAAAACCTACTTTCGCGGTCCGTTTATCGGGGCTTAACACCAACCCCATCCATTACAGTTGA
- a CDS encoding DUF4468 domain-containing protein, with translation MRTLLFAALTALTSSAFGQEPTSTDPPKPYERVELVRVDSTRTADQLYRSARRWFVDAFKDAEEVIQLEDDSARTIVGKGWFNYHDMGRIWFTVEVAAKAGRYRVRFYNFNHVGVGGLTSGTTYVPYLDYGPIYAGAECYTPKPTLMIVEGTEKEMMLIHCAGIIQPLIKKECDAMVADLQRAMSSAGSSDW, from the coding sequence ATGCGAACCCTGCTCTTCGCGGCCCTGACCGCATTGACCTCCTCAGCCTTCGGTCAGGAACCTACGTCAACTGATCCGCCGAAACCGTACGAGCGCGTTGAGCTGGTTAGGGTGGACAGCACCCGAACGGCTGACCAACTCTACCGATCGGCGCGACGTTGGTTCGTTGACGCCTTCAAAGACGCCGAAGAGGTAATCCAGTTGGAAGATGACAGTGCGAGAACCATCGTGGGCAAGGGGTGGTTTAACTATCACGATATGGGCCGTATTTGGTTTACGGTCGAGGTTGCAGCGAAGGCGGGTCGCTATCGCGTGCGGTTCTACAACTTCAACCACGTTGGGGTTGGCGGATTGACCTCGGGCACCACCTACGTTCCCTATCTGGACTATGGACCCATCTATGCAGGCGCGGAGTGCTACACTCCGAAACCCACATTGATGATCGTTGAAGGGACGGAAAAGGAAATGATGCTCATCCACTGCGCGGGGATCATACAGCCATTGATAAAGAAGGAATGCGACGCCATGGTAGCCGATCTCCAACGAGCTATGTCCTCCGCCGGGTCATCGGACTGGTAG
- a CDS encoding site-specific integrase, giving the protein MPKYRFNLRTTKETRPDQPAIVRFIIRWNGETLTYPTGETIAPKHWCDEPGQRNFQRAKETRSFPEHPEFNRRLSDLELKARDAFRAFTTDHGREPFPDELRTALDIATGRTVETPAELFAFAAGYIDSEEGRFNTDRKRSFHRATTSRYRVTLAYLKEYTAQRQGAKEGRIPFAAITPDYVTGFTAFLTNDKGFAAHTVVKYARTLRLFMAKAEEKGHDVNRQAMAKATANMQQGDETDMVYLTTDELMAFDRADLTAHPRLDAARDRFIVQAFTGLRFGDLSRLMPEHFAAGQMETDTSKTGKRVVAPIAPVVQRILTKYGGKMPPAISNQKQNDYLKAAAEMVPELQERVRTARTVAGMRVEAVRRKCELITTHTARRSFASNLYLSGVPARSIMKVTGHTTEQAFMRYIRLTDTEHLGIIAASPMFNVGLLHVA; this is encoded by the coding sequence ATGCCCAAATACCGCTTCAACCTCCGAACGACTAAGGAGACGCGCCCCGACCAACCCGCCATTGTGCGTTTCATCATTCGGTGGAATGGTGAGACGCTCACCTATCCGACCGGCGAGACAATTGCACCGAAGCATTGGTGCGACGAACCAGGACAGCGCAACTTTCAACGGGCCAAGGAAACCCGGTCGTTCCCCGAACATCCGGAGTTCAACCGCCGCCTATCTGATCTTGAACTGAAGGCAAGGGACGCATTCCGGGCGTTCACCACGGACCACGGGCGGGAACCCTTCCCCGATGAACTGCGCACGGCCTTGGATATCGCAACGGGCCGCACGGTAGAAACACCCGCCGAACTATTCGCCTTCGCAGCGGGCTACATTGACAGCGAAGAAGGGCGGTTCAACACTGATCGGAAACGCTCCTTTCATCGGGCCACCACATCACGCTACCGTGTGACCTTGGCCTACCTGAAGGAATACACCGCGCAACGCCAAGGCGCGAAGGAGGGGCGGATTCCATTCGCGGCGATCACTCCGGACTACGTTACCGGCTTCACTGCCTTCCTGACTAACGATAAGGGGTTCGCGGCCCATACGGTCGTGAAGTACGCCCGGACGTTGCGCCTGTTCATGGCGAAGGCCGAAGAAAAGGGGCACGATGTGAACCGTCAGGCGATGGCAAAGGCTACGGCCAACATGCAGCAAGGTGACGAAACCGATATGGTCTATCTGACCACGGACGAACTAATGGCCTTTGATCGTGCCGACCTGACCGCACACCCCCGGTTGGACGCTGCCCGTGATCGGTTCATCGTTCAGGCGTTCACCGGGCTTCGGTTCGGGGACTTGTCGCGGTTGATGCCGGAGCACTTCGCCGCCGGACAGATGGAAACCGACACGAGCAAAACGGGGAAACGGGTTGTGGCCCCTATCGCCCCGGTCGTTCAGCGCATCCTTACCAAATACGGCGGCAAGATGCCCCCGGCGATATCGAACCAGAAACAGAACGATTACCTGAAGGCAGCGGCAGAAATGGTCCCGGAACTTCAGGAACGTGTGCGCACTGCCCGCACGGTAGCGGGTATGCGGGTGGAAGCCGTCCGTCGCAAGTGCGAACTGATCACTACGCACACCGCGCGTCGGTCCTTCGCGTCGAACCTCTACCTGTCCGGGGTTCCTGCCCGTTCCATCATGAAGGTCACAGGTCACACGACCGAACAGGCGTTCATGCGATACATCCGCCTAACCGATACGGAACACCTCGGCATCATTGCAGCGTCCCCGATGTTCAACGTTGGGTTGTTGCACGTCGCTTAA
- a CDS encoding helix-turn-helix domain-containing protein: protein MENNIVLSQIPAEELAGMIARAVRAQIGPMPTAALPDTERLRTTKEAADFFQVSEPTLRDWTRRELVKGSRIAGRVRYRHADLLDALQRISVRKSQRHHTR, encoded by the coding sequence ATGGAAAACAACATTGTCCTTTCACAGATTCCCGCCGAAGAGTTGGCCGGAATGATCGCGCGGGCAGTACGCGCCCAAATTGGCCCGATGCCAACGGCAGCGTTACCGGACACCGAACGACTCCGCACGACCAAAGAGGCTGCGGACTTTTTCCAAGTCTCAGAGCCCACCCTCCGCGACTGGACACGCCGTGAGTTGGTGAAGGGTTCGCGAATCGCTGGACGGGTCCGATACCGACATGCTGACCTATTGGACGCGCTGCAACGGATCAGCGTTCGTAAATCCCAGCGTCATCATACGCGGTGA
- a CDS encoding choice-of-anchor B family protein, translating to MKSNAGHRPWAAGHGLRRAARAFTAILLHCAFGAGVFAQDSLNMSLAARWHVDTIPATWMYGNVYNAVWGYVRDGHEYGIIGSTSGTHIIDVTNPPTITETAFIPGAFQGTDVVHREFKTYQDRLYAVTDEGIGTLQIIDLRWLPDSAPVTYNSSALFYRAHTLWIDTLHARLYTWAGSSQAAVYDISNPDQPALLNDCEDDIPWWGSEIGWVHDGYVTDNVAYVNHMEGMAIVDFTNINSPQLLGTLDNYPQPGYNHSGWLHENGWLYVMADETHGTDLKLFDVSDPNDIQFIDTIGVEWNELSIAHNPHFHGDLLHVSYYYDGYWLWNVADPANAQLLGYYDTSLEPHDDSYEGAWGVYPYLPSGRVLVSDMQRGLFVIDISAAVSVAEATEPETLQAFPNPASSSVSFIATGVVQQIELVATDGRAHAVPFTAQNDRCTLDLSGLSDGLYVARIRTGNRVLSSRIVKQSVR from the coding sequence ATGAAGAGTAATGCTGGCCACAGGCCATGGGCCGCGGGCCACGGGCTGCGCAGAGCGGCTCGAGCCTTTACTGCGATCCTCCTTCACTGCGCGTTCGGAGCCGGTGTTTTCGCACAGGACAGTTTGAACATGTCGCTGGCGGCGCGCTGGCACGTCGACACGATCCCCGCGACATGGATGTACGGCAACGTTTACAACGCGGTGTGGGGGTACGTGCGCGACGGGCACGAGTACGGCATCATCGGCAGTACGTCCGGCACGCACATCATCGATGTCACCAACCCGCCGACCATCACGGAGACGGCGTTCATCCCCGGCGCTTTCCAAGGAACGGACGTGGTGCACCGCGAGTTCAAGACCTATCAGGACCGGCTCTATGCCGTTACCGACGAGGGCATCGGCACGTTGCAGATCATCGACCTGCGCTGGTTGCCGGACAGTGCACCGGTAACCTACAACAGCAGCGCGCTCTTCTACCGGGCGCACACGCTGTGGATCGATACGCTGCATGCGCGGCTTTACACATGGGCGGGCTCATCGCAAGCCGCCGTCTACGACATCAGCAACCCCGACCAACCCGCGCTGCTCAACGATTGCGAAGACGACATCCCTTGGTGGGGATCGGAGATCGGCTGGGTGCACGATGGGTACGTGACCGACAACGTGGCTTACGTGAACCACATGGAAGGCATGGCCATCGTGGACTTCACGAACATCAATTCACCGCAGCTGCTCGGCACCTTGGACAACTACCCGCAGCCGGGCTACAACCACAGCGGCTGGCTGCACGAAAACGGCTGGCTGTACGTGATGGCCGACGAAACGCACGGCACCGACCTGAAGCTCTTCGACGTGAGCGACCCGAACGACATCCAGTTCATCGACACGATCGGGGTGGAGTGGAACGAGCTCTCCATCGCGCACAACCCGCACTTCCACGGCGATCTGCTGCACGTGAGCTATTACTACGATGGCTACTGGTTGTGGAACGTGGCCGATCCCGCGAACGCGCAACTGCTCGGCTACTACGACACTTCGTTGGAGCCGCACGACGACAGCTACGAAGGCGCGTGGGGCGTGTATCCGTACCTGCCGAGCGGCCGTGTGCTGGTGAGCGACATGCAACGCGGCCTGTTCGTCATCGACATCAGCGCGGCGGTGAGCGTTGCAGAAGCCACGGAACCAGAGACGCTGCAGGCGTTCCCGAACCCGGCATCAAGCTCCGTATCGTTCATTGCTACGGGGGTGGTGCAACAGATCGAACTCGTTGCCACGGATGGAAGGGCCCATGCCGTCCCGTTCACAGCACAGAACGACCGCTGCACGCTCGACCTGTCGGGTTTGTCTGACGGCCTGTACGTGGCACGCATCCGCACTGGCAACCGTGTTCTTTCTTCGCGGATCGTTAAGCAAAGCGTTCGATGA
- the lpxK gene encoding tetraacyldisaccharide 4'-kinase yields the protein MIPLKSLLLPLSWLYVGILRLRHWLYDANLLKSTRPSVPTIVVGNLSFGGTGKTPHVELILRTLAGAGNMATLSRGYGRSGTQVLEVQSNMDAASVGDEPLQLKRKSPDVRVFVGADRTAALAIIKQHVKDLRLVVLDDAFQHRRVQAGLNILLTTWTKPWHRDALVPAGTLRDVPSRSRAAQAVVVTKCPHTPSPAEQAQWRIDLRLLPGQALFFSGLRYAAPRALSAAGALTTEVALGGKRCLVVTGIADPAPFVEHVRSLGATTEHLRFPDHHAFSSADLRKAAERLATFAPGPELLVTTEKDAMRLLPHLHQGSLAKATVVVIGVEAVILNNQDRFTRLLHDHIGAHQAHG from the coding sequence ATGATTCCATTGAAGAGCCTTCTCCTCCCCCTCTCCTGGCTCTACGTCGGCATCCTCCGCCTCCGGCATTGGCTCTACGACGCCAACCTTCTAAAGAGCACGCGGCCCAGCGTCCCCACCATCGTGGTGGGCAACCTCTCGTTCGGTGGCACGGGCAAGACACCGCACGTGGAACTGATCCTGCGCACACTGGCCGGAGCTGGCAACATGGCCACACTGAGCCGGGGCTACGGTCGCAGCGGAACGCAAGTGCTGGAGGTGCAATCGAACATGGATGCCGCCAGTGTTGGCGACGAGCCCTTGCAGCTGAAGCGCAAGTCCCCTGACGTGCGCGTGTTCGTGGGTGCGGATAGGACGGCAGCACTGGCAATCATCAAGCAACACGTGAAAGACCTGCGGTTGGTCGTGCTGGACGATGCCTTCCAGCACCGGCGCGTGCAGGCCGGACTGAACATCCTGCTCACTACCTGGACCAAGCCATGGCACCGCGATGCGCTCGTGCCTGCTGGCACCTTGCGCGATGTGCCTTCGCGCAGCCGGGCCGCCCAAGCAGTAGTGGTAACCAAGTGCCCGCATACCCCTTCTCCTGCCGAGCAAGCGCAGTGGCGTATTGACTTGCGGCTGCTTCCAGGGCAAGCGTTGTTCTTCAGCGGACTGCGGTATGCAGCGCCTCGTGCGCTGTCCGCTGCCGGAGCGCTGACGACGGAAGTCGCGCTGGGCGGCAAAAGGTGTTTGGTCGTCACCGGCATCGCCGACCCGGCACCCTTCGTTGAGCATGTGCGTTCGTTGGGTGCAACCACCGAGCACCTGCGCTTTCCGGACCATCACGCTTTCAGCTCGGCCGACCTCCGGAAAGCGGCGGAGCGCTTGGCTACTTTCGCGCCCGGCCCGGAATTGCTGGTGACCACGGAGAAAGACGCCATGCGCCTGCTCCCCCACCTGCACCAAGGGTCCTTGGCCAAAGCAACGGTCGTGGTGATCGGTGTGGAGGCCGTCATCCTCAACAACCAAGACCGGTTCACCCGACTTCTGCATGACCACATTGGAGCGCATCAAGCGCACGGCTGA
- a CDS encoding proline--tRNA ligase, with protein sequence MSEVMTKRATDYAQWYNDLVLKADLAEHSDVRGCMVIKPHGYAIWEKMQAALDAMFKATGHVNAYFPLFIPKSYLAKEASHVEGFAKECAVVTHYRLKSDPVHGVVVDPEAKLEEELIVRPTSETIIWNTYRGWIKSYRDLPLLINQWANVVRWEMRTRLFLRTAEFLWQEGHTAHASKEEAVEETMRMLDVYAQFAKEWLAMPVIKGVKTPGERFAGAEDTYCIEAMMQDGKALQAGTSHFLGQNFAKAFDVYFTDKENKQSHVWATSWGVSTRLMGALIMTHSDDHGLVLPPKLAPVQVVIVPIAKNGEQLAAIDAYVAPMVHALRSKGITVKYDNDDKRKPGWKFAEYELKGMPVRIAVGPRDMENGTVEVARRDTLEKETLQVTDLAEKVEHLLQAIQENLYQKALAMRDAKTRAVDSYAEFKEVIEEGGFILAHWDGTAETEEKVKQETKATIRCIPLHGDRTPGACMVTGKPSAQRVIFARAY encoded by the coding sequence ATGAGCGAAGTGATGACGAAGCGTGCCACGGACTATGCACAGTGGTACAACGATCTTGTGCTGAAAGCCGACCTGGCCGAGCACAGCGACGTGCGCGGTTGTATGGTGATCAAGCCCCACGGTTACGCCATTTGGGAGAAGATGCAGGCTGCCTTGGATGCCATGTTCAAGGCGACCGGTCACGTCAATGCCTACTTCCCGCTGTTCATCCCCAAAAGCTACCTGGCCAAGGAAGCCAGCCACGTGGAAGGGTTCGCCAAGGAATGCGCCGTGGTGACGCATTATCGCTTGAAGAGCGACCCGGTACACGGCGTGGTGGTGGACCCCGAAGCGAAGTTGGAGGAGGAGCTTATCGTGCGCCCCACCAGCGAGACGATCATCTGGAACACCTACCGCGGCTGGATCAAGAGCTACCGCGACCTGCCGTTGCTCATCAACCAGTGGGCGAACGTGGTGCGTTGGGAAATGCGCACGCGCTTGTTCCTGCGCACGGCCGAATTCCTCTGGCAAGAAGGGCACACCGCACATGCCAGCAAGGAGGAAGCGGTGGAGGAGACCATGCGCATGCTCGATGTGTACGCGCAGTTCGCCAAGGAGTGGCTCGCCATGCCCGTGATCAAAGGCGTGAAGACCCCTGGCGAGCGTTTCGCCGGTGCTGAGGACACCTATTGCATCGAAGCGATGATGCAGGACGGCAAGGCGCTGCAAGCCGGCACCTCGCACTTCCTCGGTCAGAACTTCGCCAAGGCCTTCGACGTGTACTTCACCGACAAGGAAAACAAGCAGAGCCACGTATGGGCCACGAGCTGGGGCGTGAGCACCCGTCTCATGGGAGCGCTCATCATGACGCACAGCGACGACCACGGACTGGTGTTGCCGCCCAAACTGGCTCCTGTACAAGTGGTCATTGTGCCCATTGCCAAGAACGGCGAGCAATTGGCCGCTATCGACGCCTATGTGGCGCCCATGGTCCACGCGCTGCGCAGCAAGGGCATCACCGTGAAGTACGACAACGACGACAAGCGGAAGCCCGGATGGAAGTTCGCCGAGTACGAGTTGAAGGGCATGCCTGTGCGCATTGCCGTGGGCCCACGCGACATGGAGAACGGCACGGTTGAAGTGGCCCGCCGCGACACCTTGGAAAAGGAGACCTTGCAGGTGACCGACCTGGCGGAAAAGGTCGAACACCTCCTTCAGGCCATCCAGGAAAACCTGTACCAGAAGGCATTGGCCATGCGCGATGCCAAGACCCGCGCTGTGGACAGCTACGCCGAGTTCAAGGAGGTCATCGAGGAAGGCGGCTTCATCCTGGCGCATTGGGACGGTACGGCGGAGACGGAAGAGAAGGTGAAGCAGGAGACCAAGGCCACCATCCGTTGCATCCCCCTGCACGGCGACCGCACGCCCGGAGCATGCATGGTCACCGGCAAGCCCAGCGCACAACGTGTCATCTTCGCAAGAGCCTACTGA
- a CDS encoding polysaccharide export protein, giving the protein MQQKGALWLIGIVLIGSLASCVGRRDINYLRDKSLSTEGAKLFENKKFEYRVQVNDVLSIRVMGLDDATSKFFNVESANGTIGMTDASLYINGFGIDKNGQVELPTIGKVKVQGLTVPEAQDVIQRKINDRFNNATVILKLVSYRVSVLGDVQRPGTYFVYNNQITILEALAQAGGANEFADKEKVTLMRQSDRGVQAIYVDLGSTDVLTSEYYFLLPGDVVYVPTLRARVGRHNLDLLSILFAAVSAAALVVTVVNSQNQ; this is encoded by the coding sequence ATGCAGCAGAAAGGAGCATTGTGGCTGATCGGGATCGTACTGATCGGCAGCCTGGCCTCATGCGTGGGCCGCCGCGACATCAACTACCTCCGCGACAAGTCGCTCAGCACCGAGGGCGCCAAGCTCTTCGAGAACAAGAAGTTCGAGTACCGCGTCCAGGTGAACGATGTCCTGAGCATCCGTGTGATGGGGCTCGATGACGCCACCTCGAAGTTCTTCAACGTGGAGAGTGCCAACGGGACCATCGGAATGACCGATGCTTCGTTGTACATCAACGGCTTCGGCATTGACAAGAATGGACAGGTGGAGCTGCCCACGATCGGCAAAGTGAAGGTGCAAGGGCTCACCGTTCCCGAAGCGCAGGACGTCATCCAACGCAAGATCAACGACCGCTTCAACAACGCCACGGTCATCCTGAAACTGGTGAGCTACCGCGTTAGCGTGCTGGGCGATGTGCAGCGCCCCGGTACCTATTTCGTCTACAACAACCAGATCACCATTCTTGAGGCCCTGGCCCAAGCGGGTGGGGCCAATGAGTTCGCAGACAAGGAGAAGGTGACCCTAATGCGCCAGAGCGATCGTGGTGTGCAGGCCATCTACGTGGACCTGGGCAGCACCGATGTGCTCACCAGCGAGTACTACTTCCTGCTGCCGGGCGATGTGGTTTACGTCCCCACGTTGCGGGCCCGCGTAGGCCGCCACAATCTCGATCTGCTCAGCATCCTGTTCGCCGCGGTGAGCGCTGCGGCGTTGGTGGTCACCGTCGTGAACAGCCAGAACCAATGA
- a CDS encoding purine-nucleoside phosphorylase, translated as MTTLERIKRTADFLKQRTNGFAPRTGIILGTGLSGLGKEIKVEHTVPYSEVPDFPVSTVQGHKGQFLFGTLGGKPVVAMQGRFHYYEGYTMEEVVRPVRVMKYLGIQQLFVSNASGGVNPDMIIGDLMILDDHINLFPNPLIGPNINELGTRFPDMSEPYDHQLIAKAKDIAKANSIRVITGTYVGLTGPTLETPAEYRYVRNLGGDAVGMSTVPEVIAARHMGLPCFAMSVITDLGVPGLIEKTTHEMVQRVAEEAEPKLTLIMRELIAAS; from the coding sequence ATGACCACATTGGAGCGCATCAAGCGCACGGCTGACTTCCTGAAGCAACGCACCAACGGCTTCGCGCCGCGCACCGGCATCATCCTCGGCACGGGCCTCAGCGGCTTGGGCAAGGAGATCAAGGTGGAGCATACTGTTCCTTACAGTGAAGTGCCGGACTTCCCGGTGAGCACCGTGCAAGGCCACAAGGGCCAGTTCCTCTTCGGCACCTTGGGCGGCAAACCCGTGGTGGCCATGCAGGGGCGCTTCCACTACTACGAAGGCTATACCATGGAGGAAGTGGTGCGGCCGGTGCGCGTGATGAAGTACCTCGGCATCCAGCAGCTGTTCGTGAGCAACGCCAGCGGCGGCGTGAACCCCGACATGATCATCGGCGACCTGATGATCCTCGACGACCACATCAACCTGTTCCCCAACCCGCTCATCGGCCCGAACATCAACGAACTGGGCACACGGTTCCCGGACATGAGCGAGCCTTACGATCACCAATTGATCGCCAAGGCGAAGGACATTGCGAAGGCGAACAGCATCCGCGTGATCACGGGCACCTACGTGGGCTTGACCGGTCCGACGCTGGAGACACCTGCCGAGTACCGCTACGTGCGCAACCTCGGTGGCGATGCCGTGGGCATGAGCACCGTGCCGGAGGTGATCGCTGCGCGGCACATGGGCCTGCCCTGCTTCGCCATGAGCGTCATCACCGACCTCGGCGTGCCCGGCCTGATCGAGAAGACAACGCACGAGATGGTGCAGCGCGTGGCGGAGGAAGCCGAGCCGAAGCTGACGTTGATCATGCGTGAACTCATTGCTGCGAGCTGA
- the gatB gene encoding Asp-tRNA(Asn)/Glu-tRNA(Gln) amidotransferase subunit GatB has protein sequence MSKHWSEEWDLVVGLEVHAQLLTESKAYSSDPNAYGDHPNTNVSPVTVGLPGVLPVMNKKSIELAVRMGLACGSTIAERMHFARKNYFYPDLPKGYQITQDNTPICVGGAIAIPVGEKNDKGRPSTALGVTKEKVIRLVRIHLEEDAGKSIHDVDPFNTLVDLNRAGVPLIEIVSEPDITSSQEAYDYLVEVRRMVRYLDICDGNMEEGSLRCDANISVKPKGSTVLGNRCEVKNLNSFKNVQRAIEHEAQRQSEILAAGGTIEQQTRTFDAVKGTTAALRSKEQAHDYRYFPEPDLQPVTVSTTARERIHAAMPPLPRELRAKYTAELGLSPYDANVLTDDKSTALYYEAVIAHTANHKAAANWVTGEVRSWINERGLEMDHFPVKPEKLAGLIALIDSGAISHSGASQKLLPLMVEHPALDAAALAKQHDLLQDAGDDVITNAVKEAMARYPEKVAAYRGGNKGMLGLFMGEVMKASMGKADPRKANDLVKQLLEQDN, from the coding sequence ATGAGCAAGCATTGGAGCGAAGAGTGGGACCTGGTGGTGGGCCTTGAGGTGCACGCGCAGTTGCTCACGGAGAGCAAGGCCTACAGCAGCGATCCGAACGCCTACGGCGACCACCCGAACACGAACGTGAGCCCGGTGACCGTGGGCTTGCCGGGCGTTCTTCCGGTGATGAACAAGAAGAGCATCGAGCTGGCCGTGCGCATGGGCCTCGCCTGCGGAAGCACCATCGCCGAGCGGATGCACTTCGCCCGCAAGAACTATTTCTATCCCGACCTGCCGAAGGGCTACCAGATCACTCAGGACAACACGCCTATCTGTGTTGGCGGTGCGATCGCCATCCCTGTCGGCGAAAAGAATGATAAAGGACGCCCCTCGACTGCGCTCGGTGTGACAAAGGAGAAGGTCATCCGACTGGTGCGCATCCACCTGGAAGAAGATGCTGGCAAGAGCATCCACGACGTGGATCCGTTCAACACGCTGGTCGACCTGAACCGCGCCGGAGTGCCACTGATCGAGATCGTGAGCGAGCCGGATATCACCAGTAGCCAAGAGGCCTACGACTATTTGGTGGAAGTGCGCCGCATGGTGCGATACCTGGACATCTGCGACGGCAACATGGAGGAAGGCAGCCTTCGCTGCGATGCCAACATCAGCGTAAAGCCGAAGGGCAGTACGGTGCTGGGGAACCGCTGCGAAGTGAAGAACCTCAACAGCTTCAAGAACGTGCAGCGTGCCATCGAGCATGAGGCGCAACGCCAATCGGAGATCCTCGCGGCCGGCGGCACCATCGAACAGCAGACGCGCACGTTCGACGCCGTGAAGGGCACCACTGCAGCGCTCCGCAGCAAGGAGCAAGCGCACGACTACCGGTACTTCCCCGAGCCTGACCTGCAACCCGTTACGGTAAGCACGACGGCGCGCGAACGCATCCACGCAGCCATGCCGCCGCTGCCCCGCGAGCTGCGTGCGAAGTACACAGCAGAGCTCGGCCTCAGTCCGTACGATGCCAATGTCCTCACGGACGACAAGAGCACTGCGCTCTACTACGAGGCGGTGATCGCCCACACGGCCAACCACAAAGCTGCGGCCAACTGGGTGACCGGCGAGGTGCGCAGCTGGATCAACGAGCGTGGCTTGGAAATGGACCATTTCCCCGTGAAGCCGGAGAAGCTCGCCGGCCTCATCGCGCTCATCGACAGCGGTGCCATCAGCCATAGCGGGGCATCGCAGAAGCTGCTACCCCTGATGGTGGAACATCCAGCCCTCGACGCCGCTGCACTGGCCAAGCAGCACGACCTGCTGCAGGACGCCGGAGATGATGTGATCACCAACGCCGTGAAGGAAGCCATGGCGCGTTACCCGGAAAAAGTCGCGGCATACCGCGGTGGCAACAAAGGCATGCTCGGCCTCTTCATGGGTGAAGTGATGAAAGCGTCCATGGGGAAGGCCGATCCCCGGAAGGCCAACGACCTCGTGAAGCAACTCCTCGAACAAGACAACTGA